A genomic region of Streptomyces rimosus contains the following coding sequences:
- the dnaA gene encoding chromosomal replication initiator protein DnaA, with product MADVPADLAAVWPRVLDHLLRAESDSLKPKDQDWLKRTQPLALVADTALLAVPNEFAKGVLEGRLAPLIGEALSHQCGRPIRIAITVDDSAEEPQPQQPMPSAPPSSPGQQQRHQPQQQHDAYGGYDSRQSDGYDNRQGYGHQDDDLPHVRPAYPEYQQQHQQPRHDPGAWPQQHSGMDGQGGPGPREDYGWQQQRLGGFPERDPYATPPPSHVQQQHSQRSQGDYRSSAPEHGGAPQHQHPESHSPYDQQPPQRRDLAEHQPPAHIQNPGPGGMTAPSGAPGPLAAQPAPATGPGEPTARLNPKYLFDTFVIGASNRFAHAAAVAVAEAPAKAYNPLFIYGESGLGKTHLLHAIGHYARSLYPGTRVRYVSSEEFTNEFINSIRDGKADAFRKRYRDMDILLVDDIQFLASKESTQEEFFHTFNTLHNANKQIVLSSDRPPKQLVTLEDRLRNRFEWGLITDVQPPELETRIAILRKKAVQEQLNAPPEVLEFIASRISRNIRELEGALIRVTAFASLNRQPVDLGLTEIVLKDLIPGGEDAAPEITATAIMAATADYFGLTVDDLCGSSRSRVLVTARQIAMYLCRELTDLSLPKIGAQFGGRDHTTVMHADRKIRALMAERRSIYNQVTELTNRIKNG from the coding sequence GTGGCTGACGTACCTGCCGATCTTGCCGCAGTGTGGCCACGTGTACTTGATCATCTGCTGCGGGCGGAGAGCGACAGCCTCAAGCCGAAGGACCAGGACTGGCTGAAGCGGACCCAGCCGTTGGCGCTGGTGGCCGACACGGCCCTGCTGGCGGTGCCCAACGAGTTCGCCAAGGGCGTGCTGGAGGGCCGGCTCGCGCCGCTCATCGGTGAGGCGCTGAGCCACCAGTGCGGCCGCCCGATCCGGATCGCGATCACCGTCGACGACTCCGCCGAGGAACCGCAGCCCCAGCAGCCGATGCCCTCGGCCCCGCCGTCGTCCCCCGGACAGCAGCAGCGCCACCAGCCTCAGCAGCAGCACGACGCGTACGGCGGCTACGACAGCCGGCAGAGCGACGGCTACGACAACCGCCAGGGTTACGGGCACCAGGACGACGACCTGCCGCACGTACGTCCCGCGTATCCGGAATACCAGCAGCAGCACCAGCAGCCCCGGCACGATCCCGGCGCCTGGCCGCAGCAGCACTCCGGGATGGACGGCCAGGGCGGCCCCGGCCCTCGTGAGGACTACGGGTGGCAGCAGCAGCGCCTCGGTGGCTTCCCCGAGCGCGACCCTTACGCCACGCCGCCCCCCTCACACGTACAGCAGCAGCACTCCCAGCGGTCACAGGGTGACTACCGTTCGTCGGCGCCCGAGCACGGCGGCGCGCCGCAGCACCAGCACCCCGAGAGCCACTCCCCGTACGACCAGCAGCCGCCGCAGCGTCGTGACCTGGCCGAGCACCAGCCGCCGGCGCACATCCAGAACCCCGGACCGGGCGGGATGACGGCGCCCAGCGGCGCCCCCGGCCCGCTCGCCGCGCAGCCCGCGCCCGCGACCGGCCCCGGCGAGCCGACCGCGCGTCTGAACCCGAAGTACCTCTTCGACACCTTCGTCATCGGCGCTTCGAACCGCTTCGCGCACGCCGCCGCCGTGGCCGTGGCCGAGGCGCCGGCCAAGGCGTACAACCCGCTGTTCATCTACGGCGAGTCCGGCCTCGGCAAGACGCACCTGCTGCACGCGATCGGGCACTACGCGCGCAGCCTCTACCCGGGCACCCGGGTGCGGTACGTCAGCTCGGAGGAGTTCACCAACGAGTTCATCAACTCCATCCGCGACGGCAAGGCGGACGCGTTCCGCAAGCGCTACCGCGACATGGACATCCTGCTCGTCGACGACATCCAGTTCCTGGCCAGCAAGGAGTCGACGCAGGAGGAGTTCTTCCACACGTTCAACACGCTGCACAACGCGAACAAGCAGATCGTGCTGTCCTCGGACCGGCCGCCCAAGCAGCTGGTGACCCTGGAGGACCGGCTGCGCAACCGCTTCGAGTGGGGCCTGATCACCGACGTCCAGCCGCCCGAGCTGGAGACCCGGATCGCGATTCTGCGCAAGAAGGCCGTGCAGGAGCAGCTCAACGCGCCGCCTGAGGTACTGGAGTTCATCGCCTCGCGGATCTCGCGCAACATCCGCGAGCTGGAGGGGGCGCTGATCCGCGTCACCGCCTTCGCCTCCCTCAACCGCCAGCCGGTGGACCTGGGCCTGACGGAGATCGTCCTGAAGGACCTGATCCCCGGGGGCGAGGACGCGGCGCCCGAGATCACCGCGACCGCCATCATGGCCGCGACCGCCGACTACTTCGGGCTGACCGTGGACGATCTGTGCGGATCCTCGCGCAGCCGCGTCCTGGTGACGGCCCGGCAGATCGCGATGTACCTGTGCCGTGAGCTGACGGACCTGTCGCTGCCGAAGATCGGCGCGCAGTTCGGCGGACGCGACCACACGACGGTGATGCACGCCGACCGCAAGATCCGGGCCCTGATGGCCGAACGGCGCTCCATCTACAACCAGGTGACGGAGCTGACCAACCGCATCAAGAACGGCTGA
- a CDS encoding AAA family ATPase — MAGSEHCEPDVEESESLRSDANIAGPMTDPVPGPRSESLGDDVSRETPSPMDDTPIGRAAQLAVQTLGRTGEPLPRPEETRVMVVANQKGGVGKTTTTVNLAASLALHGARVLVIDLDPQGNASTALGIDHHAEVPSIYDVLVESKPLSDVVVPVPDVEGLFCAPATIDLAGAEIELVSLVARESRLDRAIKAYEQPLDYILIDCPPSLGLLTVNALVAGAEVLIPIQCEYYALEGLGQLLRNVDLVRGHLNPKLHVSTILLTMYDGRTRLASQVADEVRNHFGNEVLRTSIPRSVRISEAPSYGQTVLTYDPGSSGSLSYLEAAREIALRGAAGNGTGLQGLNVNYEPQHSMSEGNQ, encoded by the coding sequence ATGGCAGGCTCAGAGCACTGCGAGCCTGATGTCGAGGAGAGTGAATCCTTGCGGTCCGACGCCAACATCGCGGGACCGATGACCGATCCGGTCCCCGGTCCCCGTAGCGAGTCGCTCGGGGATGACGTTTCACGTGAAACGCCGTCCCCGATGGACGACACCCCGATCGGTCGTGCAGCTCAGCTGGCGGTACAGACGCTTGGCCGAACGGGAGAACCACTGCCCCGGCCCGAGGAAACCCGGGTCATGGTGGTCGCCAACCAGAAGGGCGGGGTCGGTAAGACCACCACCACGGTCAACCTCGCCGCCTCCCTTGCCTTGCACGGAGCCCGTGTCCTGGTCATCGACCTCGACCCGCAGGGCAACGCCTCCACGGCCCTCGGTATCGACCACCACGCCGAAGTCCCATCGATCTACGACGTGCTGGTGGAGAGCAAGCCGCTGTCCGACGTCGTGGTACCCGTGCCCGACGTGGAGGGGCTGTTCTGCGCGCCCGCCACGATCGACCTGGCCGGCGCCGAGATCGAACTGGTCTCGCTGGTGGCCCGTGAAAGCCGGCTGGACCGGGCCATCAAGGCGTACGAACAGCCGCTGGACTACATCCTCATCGACTGCCCGCCCTCGCTCGGCCTGCTGACCGTCAACGCCCTGGTGGCAGGTGCCGAGGTGCTGATCCCCATCCAGTGCGAGTACTACGCGTTGGAAGGGCTCGGCCAGCTGCTGCGCAACGTCGACCTGGTGCGCGGGCACCTCAACCCCAAGCTCCATGTGTCGACGATCCTGCTCACCATGTACGACGGCCGGACCCGGCTGGCCTCCCAGGTCGCGGACGAGGTGCGCAACCACTTCGGCAACGAGGTGCTGCGCACCAGCATCCCCCGCTCGGTACGCATCTCCGAGGCGCCCAGCTACGGACAGACGGTCCTCACCTACGACCCGGGCTCCAGCGGTTCGCTCTCCTACCTGGAGGCGGCCCGGGAGATCGCCCTGCGCGGAGCGGCCGGGAACGGCACCGGGCTGCAGGGCCTCAACGTGAACTACGAACCACAGCACAGCATGTCGGAGGGGAACCAGTGA
- the yidC gene encoding membrane protein insertase YidC — translation MDTILSPLYYAVSWIIVQFHSFYSLIFDENSGAAWGLSIVSLVVLIRICLIPLFVKQIKSTRNMQALQPKMKAIQERYKSDKQRQSEEMMKLYKETGTNPLSSCLPILAQSPFFISLYQVLSHIANNQTVGVINQSLLESAQKAHIFGAPLAAKFLDTPEKIQSLGASVTDVRVVTVIMIVLMSASQFYTQRQLMTKNVDLTVKTPFMQQQKMLMYVFPVMFAVFGIGFPGFPVGVLLYWLTTNVWTMGQQMFVIRRNPTPGSKAFQERQERLRAKGKLKEDPAEVEARKAAEEARQNRQQPKRQSKSRRQTQPTTGKQTGGRPAGGGQQPRRTRAGAGSSASGASDADASQKQSLEKNAPQDSKPKGGSSASGSRNAKSGQRKGQQRPKHPSKK, via the coding sequence GTGGACACGATCCTCAGTCCTCTCTATTACGCAGTTTCCTGGATCATCGTCCAGTTCCACTCGTTCTACAGCCTCATCTTCGACGAGAACAGTGGCGCGGCGTGGGGTCTGTCCATCGTCTCGCTGGTGGTGCTGATCCGTATCTGCCTGATCCCGCTCTTCGTGAAGCAGATCAAGTCGACGCGGAACATGCAGGCGCTCCAGCCGAAGATGAAGGCGATCCAGGAGCGCTACAAGAGCGACAAGCAGCGTCAGTCCGAAGAGATGATGAAGCTGTACAAGGAGACGGGCACCAACCCGCTCTCCAGCTGCTTGCCGATCCTGGCGCAGTCGCCCTTCTTCATCTCGCTGTACCAGGTCCTCAGCCACATCGCGAACAACCAGACGGTCGGCGTCATCAACCAGTCGCTGCTGGAGAGCGCGCAGAAGGCGCACATCTTCGGCGCCCCGCTGGCCGCGAAGTTCCTGGACACGCCGGAGAAGATCCAGTCGCTGGGCGCCTCGGTCACCGATGTGCGCGTGGTCACCGTCATCATGATCGTGCTGATGTCGGCCTCGCAGTTCTACACGCAGCGCCAGCTGATGACCAAGAACGTCGACCTGACGGTCAAGACGCCGTTCATGCAGCAGCAGAAGATGCTGATGTACGTCTTCCCGGTCATGTTCGCCGTCTTCGGCATCGGCTTCCCCGGCTTCCCCGTCGGTGTCCTCCTGTACTGGCTGACCACCAACGTGTGGACCATGGGCCAGCAGATGTTCGTCATCCGCCGCAACCCGACCCCGGGCAGCAAGGCGTTCCAGGAGCGTCAGGAGCGGCTGCGGGCCAAGGGCAAGCTCAAGGAGGACCCGGCCGAGGTCGAGGCCAGGAAGGCCGCCGAGGAGGCGCGCCAGAACCGGCAGCAGCCCAAGCGGCAGAGCAAGTCCCGGCGCCAGACCCAGCCCACCACCGGCAAGCAGACCGGTGGCAGGCCGGCGGGCGGCGGCCAGCAGCCCCGGCGCACCCGCGCGGGGGCCGGCTCCAGCGCTTCCGGTGCCTCCGACGCGGACGCTTCGCAGAAGCAGTCCCTGGAGAAGAACGCACCGCAGGACAGCAAGCCGAAGGGCGGTTCCTCCGCCTCCGGCTCCCGTAACGCCAAGTCCGGACAGCGCAAGGGCCAGCAGCGGCCCAAGCACCCGTCCAAGAAGTAA
- the rpmH gene encoding 50S ribosomal protein L34: MSKRTFQPNNRRRAKTHGFRLRMRTRAGRAILASRRGKGRARLSA; this comes from the coding sequence GTGAGCAAGCGCACCTTCCAGCCGAACAACCGCCGTCGCGCGAAGACCCACGGCTTCCGCCTGCGTATGCGCACCCGTGCCGGCCGCGCGATTCTCGCGTCCCGCCGTGGCAAGGGTCGCGCCCGCCTGTCGGCCTGA
- the rsmG gene encoding 16S rRNA (guanine(527)-N(7))-methyltransferase RsmG gives MTDAAAELPPAPDVAREVFGERFPEAVRYGELLADAGVRRGLIGPREVPRLWERHLLNCAVLSEVVPEGVTVCDVGSGAGLPGIPLALVRPDLKITLLEPLLRRTNFLQEVVELLGLDHVTVVRGRAEEVMGKLPQVHVVTARAVAPLDRLAGWGVPLLRPYGEMLALKGDTAEEELKGARAALGKLGVVETSVVQVGEGIVDPMSTVVRVEVGESPGGVRFAAKRAKAARPSRASRGRRR, from the coding sequence GTGACGGACGCAGCAGCGGAGCTCCCACCGGCGCCGGATGTGGCGCGCGAGGTGTTCGGTGAGCGGTTCCCGGAGGCCGTGCGCTACGGGGAACTGCTCGCCGACGCGGGCGTACGCAGAGGACTGATCGGACCGCGTGAAGTGCCGCGGCTGTGGGAGCGGCACCTGCTGAACTGCGCGGTGCTCTCCGAGGTGGTGCCCGAGGGCGTCACCGTCTGCGACGTGGGCTCGGGCGCGGGACTCCCGGGCATTCCGCTGGCCCTGGTGCGCCCGGACCTGAAGATCACGCTGCTGGAGCCGCTGCTGCGCCGGACGAACTTCCTCCAGGAGGTCGTCGAGCTGCTGGGGCTGGACCACGTGACGGTGGTACGCGGCCGGGCCGAGGAGGTCATGGGCAAGCTCCCGCAGGTCCATGTGGTGACCGCGCGAGCCGTGGCACCGCTCGACCGGCTGGCGGGATGGGGTGTCCCGCTGCTGCGGCCGTACGGCGAGATGCTCGCGCTCAAGGGCGACACCGCCGAGGAGGAGCTGAAGGGCGCCCGTGCCGCTCTGGGCAAGCTCGGTGTCGTGGAAACCTCGGTGGTCCAGGTCGGTGAGGGGATCGTGGACCCGATGTCGACCGTGGTGCGGGTGGAGGTCGGCGAGAGCCCGGGCGGTGTGCGCTTCGCGGCCAAGCGCGCCAAGGCGGCCCGGCCCAGCCGGGCATCGAGGGGGCGGCGGCGCTGA
- a CDS encoding Jag family protein, producing the protein MTDTTPAAEGTDTLTRLEQEGEIAADYLEGLLDIADLDGDIDMDVEADRAAVSIISDSTSRDLQKLVGRDGEVLEALQELTRLAVHRETGDRSRLMLDIAGFRARKREELAELGAKAAEEAKGTGEPVKLKPMTPFERKVVHDAVAAAGLRSESEGEEPQRCVVVLPA; encoded by the coding sequence GTGACGGACACGACCCCGGCCGCCGAGGGCACCGACACCCTGACCCGCCTGGAGCAGGAGGGTGAGATCGCGGCCGATTACCTCGAGGGCCTGCTGGACATCGCCGACCTCGACGGCGACATCGACATGGACGTCGAGGCCGACCGCGCCGCCGTGTCGATCATCAGCGACTCGACCAGCCGCGACCTGCAGAAGCTGGTCGGCCGGGACGGTGAGGTGCTGGAGGCGCTGCAGGAGCTGACCCGCCTCGCGGTGCACCGCGAGACCGGTGACCGCAGCCGCCTGATGCTGGACATCGCAGGCTTCCGGGCCCGCAAGCGCGAGGAGCTCGCGGAGCTGGGCGCGAAGGCGGCGGAGGAGGCCAAGGGCACCGGCGAGCCGGTCAAGCTGAAGCCGATGACGCCCTTCGAGCGCAAGGTCGTGCACGACGCCGTCGCGGCGGCCGGGCTGCGCAGCGAGTCCGAGGGCGAGGAGCCCCAGCGCTGTGTGGTGGTTCTCCCGGCCTGA
- the yidD gene encoding membrane protein insertion efficiency factor YidD, with protein MKYPLLLLIKLYQWTISPLLGPVCRYYPSCSHYGYTAIDRHGAVKGTALTAWRILRCNPWSPGGVDHVPPRKRPVWHRRLRSRLGGSTVPEPAAQPETQPTAQGA; from the coding sequence ATGAAGTACCCGCTGCTGCTGTTGATCAAGCTGTATCAGTGGACCATCAGCCCCTTGCTGGGTCCGGTCTGCCGGTACTACCCGTCGTGCTCCCACTATGGCTATACGGCCATCGACCGGCACGGCGCCGTGAAAGGGACCGCGCTGACGGCTTGGCGCATCCTGCGTTGCAACCCGTGGTCGCCAGGTGGCGTCGACCACGTACCACCCCGGAAGCGTCCGGTCTGGCATCGGCGGCTGAGAAGCCGCCTGGGCGGGTCCACCGTCCCTGAGCCTGCCGCACAGCCTGAGACTCAGCCCACCGCCCAAGGAGCCTGA
- the rnpA gene encoding ribonuclease P protein component → MLPTEHRLRRREDFATAVRRGRRAGRPLLVVHLRSGATDPHAAGESPPPARAGFVVSKAVGGAVVRNQVKRRLRHLVRDRLDRLPAGSLVVVRALPGAGDAGHDQLARDLDTALQRLLGGDPPTEGQGRLPR, encoded by the coding sequence GTGCTGCCTACCGAGCATCGGCTGAGGCGGCGCGAGGACTTTGCGACCGCGGTACGCCGGGGACGCAGGGCCGGGCGCCCGCTCCTCGTCGTCCACCTACGCAGCGGTGCAACGGACCCGCACGCAGCGGGGGAGAGCCCTCCCCCGGCGCGTGCGGGTTTCGTCGTGAGCAAGGCCGTCGGCGGTGCCGTCGTCCGCAACCAGGTCAAGCGCCGGCTGCGCCACCTGGTGCGCGACCGGCTGGACCGGCTGCCCGCCGGTAGCCTGGTTGTCGTACGGGCGCTGCCCGGTGCGGGTGATGCGGGTCACGACCAGCTGGCCCGCGACCTGGACACCGCGCTGCAGCGGCTGCTGGGTGGAGATCCCCCAACCGAAGGTCAGGGGAGGTTGCCGCGATGA